The Acidicapsa acidisoli genome contains a region encoding:
- a CDS encoding urea amidolyase associated protein UAAP2, whose protein sequence is MHTTNLKPSSLMPEAALHSFVVEAGDPFVFEIAQGQYVRIVDLEGNQAVDTIFYNAQDYSDRYSAQDTIREQGNIYLTTGTALLSTNGRVLLTITSDTCGRHDTLGGACATESNMVRYDLAKGHMHACRNSFLKGLQFWNHGMDKRDIASNINFFMNVPVTPDGKLTFEDGVSDADKYVELRAEMDVLMVISNCPQLNNPCNGYNPTPIQILIWDKNV, encoded by the coding sequence TTGCATACTACAAATCTCAAGCCTAGCTCCCTCATGCCAGAGGCGGCGCTGCACAGTTTTGTCGTGGAGGCCGGTGATCCCTTCGTCTTTGAAATTGCCCAAGGCCAGTATGTGCGTATCGTCGATCTCGAGGGCAATCAGGCCGTGGATACGATTTTCTACAATGCTCAAGATTACTCTGACCGTTACAGCGCCCAGGACACCATTCGGGAGCAGGGCAATATCTATCTCACTACCGGGACCGCGTTGCTTTCAACCAACGGCCGTGTGCTGCTTACTATTACCTCCGATACCTGCGGCCGTCACGACACCCTCGGAGGAGCCTGCGCAACGGAGAGCAACATGGTCCGTTACGATCTTGCCAAGGGACACATGCACGCGTGCCGCAACAGTTTCCTGAAAGGCCTGCAGTTCTGGAACCATGGCATGGACAAGCGCGATATCGCCAGCAACATCAACTTCTTTATGAATGTCCCCGTGACTCCCGACGGCAAGCTCACCTTCGAGGATGGAGTTTCCGATGCCGACAAGTATGTCGAGCTTCGCGCCGAGATGGATGTCCTCATGGTCATCAGCAACTGTCCGCAACTCAATAATCCTTGCAACGGTTACAATCCGACTCCAATACAAATCCTCATCTGGGATAAAAATGTTTGA
- a CDS encoding urea amidolyase associated protein UAAP1 translates to MESSLLFSEVLPGGATWSHVLKRGTALRITDTEGGANVAAYFLNFENPSERFNLPDTLKAQHTARLTAGHVLFSDMGRVLCSITKDTVGWHDPIAGISNSSLIERKYGKTTYQQSRNEWYQNARDGFLIELGKYGMGPRDLHATVNFFSKVVVDDLGNIQYVANNSAKGSYIELRSEMNVLVLLNSSPHPLDTSSSYAPKPVELSISRVPTPMRNDPCRILCPENTRGFVLTELYFL, encoded by the coding sequence ATGGAATCGTCTTTGCTATTTAGTGAGGTCCTTCCAGGCGGAGCAACCTGGTCGCACGTACTCAAGCGTGGAACAGCCCTTCGCATCACTGATACAGAAGGAGGCGCAAATGTCGCAGCCTACTTCCTTAATTTTGAAAACCCATCGGAACGATTCAATCTTCCTGATACGCTGAAAGCCCAGCACACCGCCCGACTGACTGCAGGCCATGTGCTCTTTTCGGATATGGGACGCGTACTTTGCTCGATCACCAAAGATACCGTCGGTTGGCACGACCCTATTGCTGGCATCTCCAATTCCTCTTTGATCGAAAGAAAGTACGGCAAGACAACATATCAGCAGTCGCGCAACGAATGGTATCAAAACGCGCGCGATGGGTTCCTTATAGAACTTGGCAAGTACGGCATGGGGCCACGTGATCTGCACGCCACCGTCAATTTTTTCAGTAAAGTCGTGGTCGACGACCTTGGCAACATTCAGTATGTCGCCAACAACTCTGCCAAGGGAAGTTACATCGAATTGCGCTCGGAGATGAACGTTCTTGTCCTTCTCAATTCGTCTCCGCATCCTCTTGATACTTCGTCCAGCTATGCTCCAAAGCCCGTGGAGTTGAGCATCAGCCGCGTCCCCACTCCCATGCGGAACGATCCCTGTCGCATTCTGTGTCCTGAGAACACTCGTGGCTTCGTCCTGACCGAACTATACTTTCTGTAA
- a CDS encoding site-specific integrase codes for MAMCPDASPQAFIFLNRDGGFLDPNNFRKRVLAQLREPLKLPKLTFQVIRRTMAMLSQTTGASKHTVASMTADGHPALL; via the coding sequence TTGGCTATGTGTCCAGATGCGTCACCGCAGGCATTCATCTTCCTGAATCGCGATGGAGGATTCCTCGATCCGAATAACTTTCGTAAGCGGGTCCTAGCTCAGCTTCGCGAACCGCTGAAACTACCAAAGCTGACCTTTCAAGTCATTCGACGGACGATGGCAATGCTGAGCCAGACGACGGGTGCGTCGAAGCACACCGTTGCATCGATGACCGCTGATGGGCATCCAGCTTTGCTTTAG
- a CDS encoding RNA polymerase sigma factor translates to MRSAPEPPRSGELHGKPRLAESAAGLGGSSGLGSGAGSGSPKSGRENAVPAQQSVVNGVPEDMASLAIGNPGMNSARNSGRSFDSGLGLGPDLASGVRAGTVERSDAEIMLAVAAGDEVGYNYLVTKYHRQIIHFLYRMVRNEAVAEELAQEVFLRVYRSRESYRAEAKFSTWLYRIATNLAVNHARDTKNERTAQTLELDAPDAESGSTPEVADDDLNVEQRMLREERMAAIRAQVSALPERQRMAVLMHKYQEMDYRQIGDVLKLSESATKSLLFRAYQTLRERLKEFV, encoded by the coding sequence ATGCGATCTGCACCTGAGCCGCCCCGATCCGGTGAACTGCACGGAAAGCCGCGGCTGGCCGAGTCGGCGGCAGGGCTTGGCGGATCGTCCGGATTGGGTTCCGGAGCAGGTTCCGGAAGCCCGAAATCAGGGCGGGAAAATGCTGTTCCAGCGCAACAATCTGTGGTAAACGGTGTCCCAGAGGATATGGCAAGCCTGGCGATCGGCAATCCGGGTATGAACTCGGCGCGAAACTCGGGGCGAAGCTTCGATTCGGGGCTGGGCCTGGGACCGGATCTGGCTTCCGGCGTCCGGGCTGGAACGGTTGAGCGTTCCGATGCCGAAATCATGCTGGCGGTCGCCGCGGGCGACGAAGTCGGCTACAACTACCTCGTTACCAAGTACCATCGCCAGATCATTCATTTTCTGTACCGGATGGTTCGCAACGAGGCGGTTGCCGAGGAATTGGCGCAGGAGGTGTTTCTGCGCGTGTACCGGTCGCGGGAGAGCTACCGGGCGGAAGCGAAGTTCAGCACCTGGCTGTACCGGATCGCCACCAATCTGGCGGTGAACCACGCGCGCGACACGAAGAACGAGCGCACGGCACAGACACTGGAATTGGACGCGCCGGATGCCGAGTCGGGTTCGACGCCGGAGGTTGCCGACGACGACCTGAACGTGGAGCAGCGGATGCTGCGGGAAGAGCGCATGGCGGCCATCCGGGCGCAGGTATCGGCGTTGCCTGAGCGGCAGCGCATGGCCGTGCTGATGCACAAGTACCAGGAGATGGATTATCGCCAGATCGGCGACGTTTTGAAACTGAGCGAGTCGGCAACCAAATCGCTCCTGTTTCGCGCCTACCAGACTCTGCGCGAGCGTTTGAAAGAGTTTGTTTAA
- a CDS encoding DUF3106 domain-containing protein, producing MKTKARARVARRAAQAACLGILVSLAPWALAGQHGGYAPHFSAPHFSAPAQHSAPQSRPQSHPPGGQQYRPQQQARPGGNAPARPQPNFGPGRGPTNPAANYSARPAYNGSPYAMRPNPQAAGHLPQWMAQHQNMPMGQQERMLRQEPGFNRLSPGEQQRQIQQLHQLNEMPEAQRERRIARAENFERLSPGEQMQVRQSGRMLDTLPPDRQTMVRQAFRDLRGVPVDQRDTVLNSARYAASFSPQERGILSNLLRVEPYVGPR from the coding sequence GTGAAAACCAAGGCCAGGGCGAGAGTTGCTCGACGCGCGGCGCAAGCTGCATGCCTTGGGATTCTTGTTTCTCTGGCTCCATGGGCGCTGGCCGGGCAGCATGGCGGCTATGCGCCGCATTTTTCCGCACCCCATTTTTCTGCACCAGCACAGCACTCGGCGCCGCAATCGCGGCCTCAGTCTCATCCGCCGGGGGGCCAGCAGTACCGTCCCCAGCAGCAGGCGCGACCGGGCGGCAACGCGCCGGCTCGTCCTCAACCGAATTTCGGGCCAGGCCGCGGACCCACCAATCCGGCGGCCAATTACAGCGCGCGGCCGGCCTATAACGGTTCGCCCTATGCCATGCGTCCCAATCCGCAAGCCGCCGGGCATTTGCCGCAATGGATGGCCCAGCATCAGAACATGCCCATGGGCCAACAGGAGCGCATGCTTCGCCAGGAGCCGGGCTTTAATCGCCTGAGCCCCGGAGAACAGCAGCGCCAGATCCAGCAGCTTCATCAGTTGAATGAGATGCCCGAGGCGCAGCGCGAACGGCGGATTGCCCGAGCAGAGAACTTTGAGCGTCTCTCTCCGGGAGAGCAGATGCAGGTGAGACAATCTGGCCGCATGTTGGACACACTGCCTCCGGACCGCCAGACGATGGTGCGCCAGGCCTTTCGCGACCTGCGTGGCGTGCCGGTCGATCAGCGCGACACGGTTCTCAATTCAGCGCGCTACGCAGCGTCGTTCTCTCCGCAGGAGCGCGGCATTCTCTCCAACCTGCTGCGCGTCGAGCCGTATGTGGGGCCGCGCTAA
- a CDS encoding proline dehydrogenase family protein yields the protein MPLLRSAFIALSTNQTLRRFSESSSAGRKLSSRFVAGLEVEDALRTAERLNKQGMTVTLDSLGESVSTEAEAYQAAEIYHRLLDAIAAQHLSANISVKLTQMGLELSPDLAYTIAAGLTEHARATGNFVRIDMEGSHLTQVTLDLVQHLHAREDYRGHIGIVIQAYLYRSEADIQQLIANGIRVRLCKGAYQEQPSVAFPKKTDTDTNYVRLAGILLSSPIYHGLATHDEAMIEAAKSFAANRGIGADHFEFQMLYGVRRDLQRRLVREGYNVRVYVPFGREWYPYFMRRLAERPANVFFLARNLLR from the coding sequence ATGCCGCTGCTTCGCTCCGCCTTTATCGCTCTTTCCACCAATCAAACCCTGCGCCGTTTCAGTGAAAGCTCAAGCGCGGGCCGCAAGCTCAGTTCGCGGTTTGTCGCCGGGCTGGAGGTGGAAGACGCCTTGCGCACCGCCGAAAGACTAAACAAACAAGGCATGACAGTCACGCTGGATTCGCTGGGTGAAAGCGTGAGCACCGAGGCCGAGGCGTATCAGGCCGCCGAAATTTACCACCGTTTGCTCGATGCGATTGCCGCACAGCATTTAAGCGCCAACATCAGCGTCAAGCTCACGCAGATGGGCCTGGAGCTATCGCCGGATCTGGCCTACACCATCGCCGCAGGTCTCACCGAGCACGCGCGGGCGACCGGCAACTTTGTCCGCATTGACATGGAAGGTTCGCATCTGACCCAGGTCACGCTCGACCTGGTGCAGCACCTGCACGCCCGCGAGGATTATCGCGGCCACATCGGCATCGTGATCCAGGCCTATCTGTATCGCTCCGAGGCCGATATTCAACAGCTCATTGCAAACGGCATTCGCGTGCGGCTGTGCAAGGGCGCTTACCAGGAGCAGCCGTCAGTCGCCTTCCCCAAAAAGACGGATACCGACACCAATTACGTGCGGCTAGCCGGAATTCTACTCTCAAGCCCGATTTATCACGGCCTGGCCACGCACGACGAGGCGATGATCGAGGCCGCAAAGAGCTTCGCCGCCAACCGGGGCATCGGCGCGGATCATTTCGAGTTTCAGATGCTCTACGGTGTTCGGCGCGACCTGCAACGGCGGCTGGTTCGCGAAGGATACAACGTGCGGGTCTACGTTCCGTTCGGGCGGGAGTGGTATCCGTATTTCATGAGGCGCCTTGCGGAGCGGCCGGCCAATGTCTTCTTCCTGGCGCGGAACCTGCTGCGGTAA
- a CDS encoding glycosyltransferase produces the protein MAENIQALWIGDCLSVMEQMCIQSFLSHGHPFHLYAYQDIAGVPPGTVVLDANAVLPASRIFTYREHKTYAGFANFFRYKLLLEKGGWFVDADTICVQPFDFSGEYVFSSEGINGRQLVNVGAVKAPPGSPVIQYAWEACERFDVTELKWSQCGPALLRQAIEACALQEHVQHWEVFCPVHFSVWEQMLDPAVQWSFDKKTRAIHLWNELWRREGRNKDAAYPEACLYEQLKRRYLS, from the coding sequence ATGGCGGAAAACATACAGGCGCTCTGGATTGGTGATTGTCTCTCCGTGATGGAGCAGATGTGTATTCAGTCGTTTCTCAGTCACGGACATCCGTTTCATCTCTACGCGTATCAGGACATCGCAGGCGTTCCTCCCGGAACTGTGGTTCTCGACGCCAACGCTGTTCTACCTGCCTCGCGCATCTTTACCTATCGCGAACACAAAACCTATGCTGGTTTCGCCAACTTCTTTCGCTACAAACTCCTGCTTGAGAAAGGTGGATGGTTCGTCGATGCCGACACAATCTGTGTCCAGCCCTTCGACTTCTCCGGCGAATACGTCTTCTCCAGCGAGGGCATCAACGGCCGCCAGTTGGTTAATGTCGGTGCGGTAAAAGCGCCGCCGGGCAGTCCGGTCATACAGTATGCCTGGGAAGCGTGCGAGCGCTTCGACGTCACAGAGCTCAAATGGAGTCAGTGCGGCCCTGCGCTTCTGCGTCAGGCCATCGAAGCCTGCGCGCTCCAGGAGCATGTCCAGCATTGGGAGGTCTTTTGCCCCGTGCATTTTTCTGTTTGGGAACAGATGCTCGATCCCGCAGTGCAGTGGAGCTTCGACAAGAAGACCCGCGCTATCCACCTATGGAATGAGCTCTGGCGCCGTGAGGGCCGGAACAAGGATGCCGCTTATCCGGAAGCATGCCTCTACGAACAGCTCAAACGGCGCTACCTTTCATAG
- a CDS encoding YncE family protein, which produces MFLGKINAVVPIAVAFTLSATAFAQAPQHPPAAFSQTITQNGAHVTVSVDPIDHAKSSDGTVREFEDVAVRVQMTDVTTGSPMPGASPAAWIDRRYTPTAPTQAQCAGEVKRFAEGSTFSHTQVDLTSFYVALLNSDPTITVVDPRFGYGDTRLLAMVPLDGPGEDWALTANGDRLYVSIPSTGKVVVIDTGIWRIVSTVPDIPKAARTVLQPDQAYLWVAYDDGKNNSGVAVVDAVTLKVRARIRTGRGYHHMAFTDDSSTAFVTNPDDGTVSIINVRTLSKTADLSVGSKPGWIDYSSLAKEAYVSNEGDGKIVVIDGVTGKIRGSMTASPGLGQIRFAPGGRYALAVNPVDDFIYVADAASNQIIQEGKLDKGPDRISFTDKQAHIRHRGTDAVLMITLASLGQPGAEISVADFSGGRHAPGAMLRFSPADSIVQASGDNAVLVANPGDASVYFYMEGAAAPMGNVSNYGHEPRAVLSIDRNLREHAPGVYETTAKLPAEGSYDFALFVDRPRIVACFDLPIAADPALARVKPPRLNVEPRVASSSPVGQSARLAFRLTLADNGSPEAQAKDVVILMMGSMWQRRDLATYRGDGVYAVDFDVPTPGIYNVLLSSPSLGLNYTQYATIQIQGNAN; this is translated from the coding sequence ATGTTTCTCGGGAAAATTAACGCTGTTGTACCCATCGCGGTCGCGTTCACTTTGAGCGCGACCGCATTTGCGCAGGCGCCGCAACATCCGCCCGCCGCATTCTCGCAAACCATCACGCAGAACGGCGCGCATGTCACCGTCAGCGTTGATCCTATCGACCACGCTAAATCCAGTGACGGGACAGTGCGCGAGTTTGAAGACGTCGCCGTACGCGTGCAGATGACAGACGTCACAACAGGCTCACCCATGCCCGGCGCTTCGCCCGCGGCCTGGATTGATCGCCGCTATACGCCAACTGCTCCAACGCAGGCGCAGTGTGCCGGTGAGGTCAAGCGCTTTGCTGAAGGCAGCACATTCAGCCACACGCAGGTCGATCTCACCTCGTTTTACGTTGCCTTGCTCAACAGCGATCCGACCATCACCGTCGTTGATCCCCGCTTCGGCTACGGAGACACGCGGCTTCTCGCAATGGTGCCGCTGGACGGGCCAGGGGAAGATTGGGCTCTCACCGCCAACGGAGATCGCCTGTATGTCTCCATTCCCTCCACGGGCAAAGTTGTCGTCATCGATACGGGAATCTGGCGCATCGTTTCTACCGTCCCCGACATCCCAAAGGCCGCGCGCACCGTTCTGCAGCCCGACCAGGCATATCTCTGGGTTGCCTATGACGATGGCAAGAACAACTCTGGCGTTGCCGTTGTAGATGCCGTCACCTTGAAAGTCCGTGCCCGTATTCGGACCGGTCGCGGCTATCATCACATGGCTTTCACAGACGACAGCTCCACGGCCTTCGTCACTAATCCCGACGACGGAACCGTTTCCATCATCAATGTCCGCACTCTCTCCAAAACTGCCGATCTCAGCGTCGGATCCAAGCCCGGCTGGATCGACTACTCCAGCCTCGCCAAGGAAGCCTATGTCTCCAACGAAGGCGACGGCAAAATCGTCGTCATCGATGGCGTCACCGGCAAGATTCGCGGCTCAATGACCGCCTCGCCGGGGCTTGGGCAAATACGCTTTGCTCCCGGTGGACGATACGCCCTCGCGGTCAATCCCGTCGACGATTTCATCTATGTCGCAGACGCGGCCTCCAATCAGATCATCCAGGAAGGCAAGCTCGACAAAGGCCCTGATCGCATCAGCTTTACCGATAAGCAGGCGCACATTCGCCATCGTGGCACAGACGCTGTGCTGATGATTACGCTCGCTTCGCTCGGGCAGCCCGGCGCGGAGATATCTGTAGCTGATTTCTCCGGGGGCCGTCACGCTCCCGGCGCCATGTTGCGCTTCAGTCCAGCAGACAGCATCGTGCAGGCTTCGGGCGATAATGCAGTTCTCGTTGCCAACCCCGGAGATGCTTCGGTCTACTTCTATATGGAAGGGGCCGCCGCGCCTATGGGCAATGTCAGCAACTATGGCCATGAGCCGAGGGCAGTTCTCTCCATCGACCGCAACCTGCGCGAGCACGCGCCCGGCGTCTACGAGACCACGGCAAAACTTCCCGCCGAGGGATCGTACGACTTCGCTCTCTTCGTTGATCGTCCGCGTATCGTCGCCTGCTTCGATCTCCCCATCGCCGCCGACCCGGCTCTCGCCCGTGTCAAGCCCCCCCGGCTCAACGTCGAGCCGCGCGTTGCCTCCTCTTCGCCCGTCGGGCAGTCGGCGCGTTTGGCCTTCCGCCTCACGCTTGCCGATAATGGAAGTCCCGAAGCCCAGGCAAAGGATGTGGTTATTCTCATGATGGGCTCCATGTGGCAACGCCGCGATCTAGCCACCTATCGGGGCGATGGCGTCTATGCCGTCGATTTCGACGTGCCCACGCCGGGTATCTACAACGTCCTGCTGTCCTCACCCTCGTTGGGCCTCAATTACACTCAGTATGCGACCATTCAGATTCAGGGGAACGCAAACTGA